One region of Maylandia zebra isolate NMK-2024a linkage group LG10, Mzebra_GT3a, whole genome shotgun sequence genomic DNA includes:
- the LOC101465099 gene encoding moesin a yields MPKTISVRVTTMDAELEFAIQPNTTGKQLFDQVVKTIGLREVWYFGLQYQDTKGFSTWLKLNKKVTAQDVRKESPLLFKFRAKFFPEDVSEELIQDATQRLFFLQVKEGILNDDIYCPPETAVLLASYAVQAKYADYNKEVHKPGYLSSEHLLPQRVLDQHKLNKEQWEERIQVWHEEHKGMMREESMMEYLKIAQDLEMYGVNYFNIKNKKGTELWLGVDALGLNIYEQNDKMTPKIGFPWSEIRNISFNDKKFVIKPIDKKAPDFVFYAPRLRINKRILALCMGNHELYMRRRKPDTIEVQQMKAQAREEKNLKKMERAVLENEKKKRELAEKEKEKIEKEKEELMERLKRIEEQTRKAQQELEEQTQRALELEQERKRAQEEAERLESDLKSAEDAKMALLQQSENQMKNQEHLATELADLTSKISLLEDAKKKKEEEALEWQQKATTVQEDLEKTKEELKNKVMVPQEPLNAENEHDENDESSAEASAELTGAATYKDRSEEERMTEAEKNERLQKHLLALSSELANARDESKKTANDIIHADNMRAGRDKYKTLRQIRSGNTKQRIDEFECM; encoded by the exons ATTAGCGTAAGAGTCACCACTATGGATGCCGAACTGGAGTTCGCCATTCAGCCCAATACAACAGGAAAGCAACTCTTTGACCAG gttGTGAAAACCATCGGCCTACGAGAGGtttggtactttggactccagTACCAGGACACAAAGGGTTTCTCTACTTGGCTGAAGCTCAATAAGAAG GTAACAGCCCAGGATGTGAGGAAGGAAAGCCCGCTGCTGTTTAAGTTCCGTGCCAAGTTCTTCCCCGAGGATGTCTCAGAGGAGTTAATCCAGGATGCCACACAGCGGCTATTCTTCCTGCAGGTAAAGGAGGGAATCTTAAATGATGACATCTACTGCCCTCCAGAGACAGCGGTCCTTCTGGCCTCCTACGCGGTGCAGGCCAAGTATGCCGACTACAATAAGGAAGTCCACAAACCAGGCTATTTGAGCAGTGAACACCTGCTTCCGCAAAG AGTCCTGGATCAGCACAAGCTCAACAAGGAACAGTGGGAAGAGAGGATTCAAGTGTGGCATGAAGAGCACAAGGGCATGATGAG AGAGGAATCCATGATGGAGTATCTGAAAATTGCTCAGGACCTCGAGATGTACGGAGTCAATTACTTCAACATCAAAAATAAGAAGGGAACAGAGCTGTGGTTGGGAGTGGATGCTTTGGGTCTCAACATTTATGAACAAAATGATAA AATGACGCCCAAAATTGGATTTCCATGGAGTGAAAtaagaaacatttctttcaatGACAAGAAGTTTGTCATCAAACCAATTGACAAGAAAGCACCT GACTTTGTATTCTATGCTCCAAGGCTGCGCATCAACAAGCGTATTCTGGCTCTGTGCATGGGTAACCATGAGCTCTACATGCGCCGCCGCAAGCCCGACACTATTGAAGTGCAACAGATGAAGGCGCAGGCTCGGGAGGAGAAGAATCTCAAGAAGATGGAGAG AGCTGTGctggaaaatgaaaagaagaaaagagaacttgcagagaaggaaaaggaaaagatcgaaaaggagaaggaggaaTTGATGGAGAGGTTAAAGCGGATCGAGGAGCAGACGAGAAAAGCTCAGCAAG aGCTGGAGGAGCAAACGCAGAGGGCTCTAGAGTTGGAGCAGGAAAGGAAGCGTGCTCAGGAGGAGGCTGAACGCCTGGAGAGTGATCTTAAGAGTGCTGAGGATGCCAAGATGGCGCTGCTGCAGCAGTCAGAGAACCAGATGAAGAACCAGGAGCACCTG GCCACAGAGCTGGCTGACCTGACTTCCAAGATTTCCCTGCTGGAGGATGccaagaagaaaaaggaagaagaagcaTTAGAGTGGCAGCAGAAG GCTACAACAGTGCAGGAGGACCTGGAAAAGACCAAAGAAGAGCTTAAAAACAAAGTGATGGTACCTCAGGAGCCCCTAAACGCAGAGAACGAGCATGATGAGAATGATGAGAGCAGCGCCGAAGCCAGCGCCGAGTTAACAGGTGCTGCCACGTACAAGGACCGCAGCGAGGAGGAGAGAATGACTGAAGCTGAGAAGAACGAACGCTTACAGAAACATCTACTT GCTTTAAGCTCAGAGCTGGCCAACGCCCGGGATGAGAGCAAGAAAACGGCAAATGACATCATTCATGCAGACAACATGCGAGCAGGACGTGACAAGTACAAGACCCTCAGGCAGATCCGGTCAGGAAACACCAAACAGCGTATCGATGAGTTTGAATGCATGTGA